In Patagioenas fasciata isolate bPatFas1 chromosome 2, bPatFas1.hap1, whole genome shotgun sequence, a single window of DNA contains:
- the LRATD2 gene encoding protein LRATD2, with product MGNQVEKLTHLNYKEVPTADPTGMDRDEGPRIGVSYIFSNDDDELEQQQDSVHDLGGEHPALQPYDPQLHEVECSVYYRDECIYQKSFSEEDTMPEEGDEGGGGHLSTYTPENLLNRCKPGDLVEFVCQAQYPHWVVYVGDFQVVHLHRLEVVNSFLTDASQGRRGRIANRLYRYKPLSPAVVVRNALDQVGCKDRDLSWRNSECFAAWCRYGKREFKIGGELRIGKQPYRLQIRLGDKRSHTLEFQSLEDLIMEKRRNDQIGRAAVIQELSSHLQAAEEEEEEEEDHHHHPGARTAVE from the coding sequence ATGGGGAACCAGGTGGAGAAGCTGACCCATCTGAACTACAAGGAAGTTCCCACAGCAGACCCGACAGGTATGGACAGAGATGAAGGGCCCAGGATCGGAGTCTCCTACATATTTTCGAATGATGACGATGAGCTGGAACAGCAGCAGGATTCGGTGCACGACCTGGGGGGTGAGCACCCTGCCCTGCAGCCCTACGATCCTCAGCTGCATGAGGTGGAGTGCTCAGTTTATTACCGGGATGAGTGTATTTACCAGAAGAGCTTTTCTGAGGAGGACACAAtgccagaggagggtgatgaaggaggtggggggcatCTGAGCACCTACACCCCGGAGAACTTGCTGAATAGGTGCAAACCAGGTGACCTGGTGGAGTTTGTGTGCCAGGCCCAGTATCCGCACTGGGTGGTCTATGTTGGAGATTTTCAAGTCGTGCACCTGCATAGGCTGGAGGTGGTGAACAGCTTCCTCACCGACGCCAGCCAGGGCAGACGGGGCCGCATTGCCAATCGGCTGTACCGCTACAAACCCCTCAGCCCGGCCGTGGTGGTGCGCAACGCCCTGGACCAGGTGGGTTGCAAGGACCGGGACCTGAGCTGGAGAAACTCTGAGTGTTTTGCTGCCTGGTGCCGATATGGCAAGCGGGAGTTTAAAATTGGCGGGGAGCTACGCATAGGCAAGCAGCCCTACCGATTGCAGATCCGGCTGGGTGACAAGCGCAGCCACACGTTGGAGTTTCAGAGCCTGGAGGATCTGATtatggagaagaggagaaatgaCCAGATTGGTAGGGCTGCCGTGATCCAGGAGCtctccagccacctgcaggctgcagaggaggaggaagaggaggaggaagaccatcatcatcatccaggtGCTCGGACTGCTGTGGAGTAG